TGGAAGCTATATATTACAACCTAATATAGCCTATCAAGATGGAATGAATATTCCAAATGGTTATAAATTTGATTCTGCTTTAAGATGCGAGTTTAAAAAAGAAGAATATCAAAACTATAAGAATTTATTAAAAGATATAGATAACATACTAGCTAATAATGAGTATATTACAATTAATTCTCCTGCCTTAAATCTATCAGTTAGTAAAGAAGAAATAAGCATAATAAAACAAGAATTGTATGATGAAATATTTAAAAAAGCTATAAGTATAAAAGATAAATATTCTAATCTTACAAATAAAATTTGTGAAATAAAATCAATAAAACATTATGAATTAGCACAAAATCAAATATTAGGTGCTGATTATAAATACGATGATACACCAATAGAAAAAGATAGTGATTTTAAATTAAACGCTACTTTAGAATTAACTTGCAAATAAGGAAAAAATATGAGTGAAATTATAACTAAAGGCTTTGCAGCTTATGACGAAAATGCTAATTTTAAGCCAATTACTTTTAAAAGAAGTGCTTTAAGAGATGATGAGATATTGATTAAAACTATGTATTGTGGGATTTGCCATAGTGATATTCACGCTGCTAAAAACGAATGGAAAGCTACAAAATATCCTATAGTTCCAGGTCATGAAATAGTTGGCTTAGTAGTTGAAATCGGTAAAAATGTAAAAGAATTTGAAATAGGAAATTACGCAGGAATTGGTTGTTTGATTAATTCTTGTGGTGAATGTGATGCTTGTTTAAACTCAAATGAGCAATTTTGTCAAAAAGGTGCTGTTTGGACTTATAATAGCGTTGATTATTTTAATAATTCAGAAATTACTAAAGGCGGATATTCAAATTATATAAAAGTTCATAAAAACTATGCAATTAAAGTTCCTAATAATGCTCCACTAAAACTAATTGCTCCACTTTTTTGTGCAGGAATTACTACTTATTCTCCACTTAAATTCTCTAAAGTTAGTAAAGGTATGGATGTAGCAATCGCAGGATTTGGAGGCTTGGGTGTAATGGCTTTTAAATACGCAAAAGCAATGGGTGCAAATGTTAGTGTAATAGCTAGAAACGATACTAAAAAAGAAGCAGCTATTAAA
This is a stretch of genomic DNA from Campylobacter sp. RM12651. It encodes these proteins:
- a CDS encoding NAD(P)-dependent alcohol dehydrogenase; protein product: MSEIITKGFAAYDENANFKPITFKRSALRDDEILIKTMYCGICHSDIHAAKNEWKATKYPIVPGHEIVGLVVEIGKNVKEFEIGNYAGIGCLINSCGECDACLNSNEQFCQKGAVWTYNSVDYFNNSEITKGGYSNYIKVHKNYAIKVPNNAPLKLIAPLFCAGITTYSPLKFSKVSKGMDVAIAGFGGLGVMAFKYAKAMGANVSVIARNDTKKEAAIKLGASNYYNDINKVDKKFDVIISTIPSKYDVLAYARTLKYGGEMAIVGLPPINEQVSISLNALIRVSHKKIYGSLIGGIKETKEMLEFSLKHSIYPEVKIIKPNEINKAYDDLLNNSNSFRYVIDFNE